In Pseudomonas grandcourensis, the DNA window GCACGCGTTGCCCATGGAAGCGTTGCAGAAGCAGATCGACAAGGTCCGCAGCTGGCGCCTCAAGGACTTCCTGATCAAGGTCGGCCGCGAGTGCACGCTGTTTAGTGTCCAGCGCGGGGCCTTCGAATTGCGGGCGATTCGCCGCGATGAAGCGTCGTCGATGGTGCCGGTGCTGGAGCAGGCCGATGCCTTGCTCGATCAGGGGCATCTGTACAAGACCGGCGGTGCGGCGAGCGTCGGCAAGGTCGAGGTGGATGGCCGCACGCTGGTGATCAAGCGCTACAACATCAAGGGTTTTGCCCACTGGCTCAAGCGTTTCTGGCGCCCGAGCCGGGCCTGGCATTCCTGGCGCGAAGGCAACCGCCTGGCGTTCCTCGGGATTGCCACGCCCAAGCCGCTGGCGTTGCTGGAAAAGCGTTTTCTGTGGCTGCGCAGCCGGGCCTACCTGATCACCGAGTACCTGCCGGGGCCGGACATCATCGAGCGTTTTGCGCCGTATGTGGAGCATGGCGATGCACCGGAGGCCGAGCTGGCGGCACTGGATCATCTGTTCGCCGAGTTGATTCGTCTACGCATCAGCCATGGCGACTTCAAGGGGCATAACCTGTTCTGGCAGCAGGATCGCTGGGCGTTGATCGACCTCGACTCGATGTGCCAGCACGGCTCCCCCGGCAGCTTCGCCCCGGCGTATGCCAGGGATCGCGCGCGGTTCATGCGCAATTGGCCTGAAGGCAGCGCCCTTTATCAAGTCATTGATCAGCGTTTGCCCAAAGACATCTCCAGCGCTGGCTGAAGCCTCTTCGCGAGCCTGCTCGCGAAGAGGTCGGAACTGCCAACCGAGAACCGTCCTACGCGATCTTGGGAAGTCATGAACTGTGGCCCGAATCGCCCTGATGCTAGCTTGCCTGACGTTCTCGGAGGGCAGGCTTTGACGATCAAAATGGCAGTTTCAGCGGGTGTTTTATCAGTGTCGCTAGCGGGCTGCGGGACCGCCTCCACCGTCCTGCAGGATGAAGCCGAAGCCGCGCAGGGGCTGCGCCGGCAAAAGACCTATTGCCAATCCATTCCCCGGGTCTACAGCGGCCTGGCCTACGACTTCTGTGTATTGAATGCGCCGCCAGACCCAACGGGCATCCTTGTGCCGTTCGTATTGGTGGACCTGGCCCTGTCTGGCGCGCTGGACACCGTTGTCTTGCCGTACACGATTTACCGGCAAAGCGTGGATGGCAGTATTTCCATCTATTGGCGACCTGCGCGCGGATAAAAAGATACCGCGAGGCCCCGGCCGTAGCTGCATGCCGCTTGCGGCTAGAGGTTTGCCGTCGCTTTTACGCTATAATCCCGCCCTTTAGCTGTCTCTCGCCCCTTGCGAGGGCACATTAATTTTTGAGGCGCTTGCGCCTGCATGCAGACTAAAGAGGCTAGACCCCTGTGGCATTGACGATTCTTGGCCTGTCCGGCGCCCTTAGCCATGATCCTTCCGCAGCCCTGTATATCGACGGCAAGCTGGTCGCGGCGGCTGAAGAGGAGCGCTTCGTACGCGATAAACATGCAAAGAACCGCATGCCCTACGAATCGGCGAAATTCTGCCTGGAACAGGCCGGTATCAAGCCGTCCGACGTTGATGTGGTCGCGATTCCATTCGCACCGATCAGCCTGTTCGGCAAGGCCCGCTGGCAGTACGCCAAGCGTTACTGGTACGCCCCGGACCGCGCACTCGACGCGATCCTGATGGGCAACCGTCGCTACAAGCGCTATCGCAACAAGATCGTCTGGTGCCTGGAGCAACTGGGTTTTGATCCGAAGAAGATCAAGATCGAGCCAGTCGAACACCACCTGGCCCACGCCTCCAGCGCTTATCACTGCTCCGGTTTCAAAGAGAAAACCGCGATCCTGGGCATCGACGGCAAGGGCGAGTACGCCACGACCTTCTTCGGTTATGGCGAAAACGGCAAGATCCACAAGATCAAGGAATTCTTCGATCCGGACTCCCTCGGCGGCCTGTACGGTGCGATCACCGAGTTCCTCGGTTTCGACATGCTCGACGGTGAGTTCAAGGTCATGGGCATGGCGCCGTACGGCGACGCCAGCAAATACGATTTCTCGCGCCTGGCTTCGTTCGAAAACGGTGAGCTGGTGATCAACACCGACTACGCCAACGTCATCGGCCTGCGTCGCTACAAAGAGAAGGGCAAGGGTTACTACTTCTCGCCGAAGCTGATCGAGTGGCTGGGTCCAAAGCGCGAAGGCGACATCGCCGACGAGCCTTACATCCACTACGCCGCCAGCATTCAAGCGCTGTTCGAAAAAATTGCGCTGCAGATGATCGACTACTACCTGGGCGACGTGCTCAAGCAAACCGGCAAACTGGCCTATGCTGGTGGCTGTGCGTTGAACGTCAAGCTCAACCAGAAAATCATCGCCCGCGACGACGTCAAAGAGCTGTTCGTGCAGCCTGCATCCGGCGATGCCGGTACCGCAGTCGGCGCAGCGGCCTATGTGTCCAACGCCCGTGGCGTACCGGTCGAGAAGATGGAACACGTCTACCTCGGCCCGTCGTACAGCAACGAAGACGTGATCGCCGCGTGTGCCCGTCACGAGAACAAGCCGACGTGGCGCAAGCTCGACAACATGCCGGAGCAGATCGCCAAGATCATGGTCGATGGCAACCCGGTGGCCTGGTTCCAGGGCCGCATGGAGTTTGGTCCGCGCGCCTTGGGCGGCCGTTCGATCATCGGTTGCCCGAGCATTGCGGGCGTGGCTGACCGGATCAACCACCAGATCAAGTTCCGCGAGCGCTGGAGGCCTTTCTGCCCGTCGATGCTCGACACCGTGGCGCCGCAGATGATCAAGATCGATCACCCGGCTCCGTTCATGACCTTCACCTTCGAAGTGGCGGAAGAGTGGAAGACCCGCGTGCCGGAAGTCGTCCATGAAGACGGCACCTCCCGCGCCCAGGTGCTCAAGCGCGAATACAACCCGCGTTACTACGACATGATGAAAGCGCTGGAAGTGCTCACCGGCAACGGTGTGTCGCTGAACACGTCGCTCAACCGTCGTGGCGAGCCGATGATCTGCTCGCCGACCGACGCCCTGAACATGTTCTTCGGTTCGGATCTACAGTATCTGATCATGGAAGACATCCTGGTGGTCAAAGAGGGCGCGAACGCCTATGACACGTTCGGCTGAACGCCATGTGCTGCAGTTCTGCCACGGCTATGACGGGCCGTTCCTGGACTGCGCGCGGCAGTACGCCAGCCTGTTCGCGGGGACCGGTTATCGAGTGACCACGGTGTTTCTCACCGGGGTTGCCGATGCCGAAGTCGCTGCGGGCTGCGCCTCCGACGAAGTGCTGTTCATGGAGTACAGCTCCAAGGCCATTCGTGGCCTGAAGCTGGGCGCCATCGGCGATCTGCGAAAGATCGCCGCGTCGCGCAACTTCAGTTTCTGCATCGCCCACCGCTTCAAACCGATCTATATCGCCTTGCTCGGCACGTCGTTGCCGGTCATTGGCGTGCATCACGCTTTTGACGATTACAAACGTGGCAGTCGCAAACTGTTCGCGCATATCTTCCGCAAGCGTTTGAGTCTGCTCGGTGTGTCCGATGCGGTGCGCGACGACATGCGCCAATGCCTGCCGAAGTGGCCGGCTCCGCGTATCCAGACCTTGTACAACCGTATCGATGTGGATGCCTTGCAGGCGTCCCAGGTGTCGGCTCGCGAGGCCCGGGAAACCCTCGGTTTGTCGGCGGATGCCTGGATCGTCGGCAACGTCGGGCGGCTGCATCCGGACAAGGACCAGGCCACGCTGTTGGAGGGTTTCGCCGAGGCGTTGCCGGGCTTGCCGGCCAACAGTCAGTTGGTGATTCTCGGCAAGGGGCGTCTGGAGGAAAACCTCAAGGCTCAGGCCCGGGAGCTGGGTATCGGTGACCGCGTTCTGTTCCTCGGTCAGGTGCCCGATGCGCGCAATTATTTCCGCGCCTTCGATGTGTTCGCCCTGAGTTCCGATCACGAGCCGTTCGGCATGGTGCTGCTGGAGGCCATGGCCGCTGGCGTTCCTTTGCTGGCCACGGCGTGCGGCGGAGCGAAAGAGGTGGTTGAAGGCGTGGGCATCCTGTTCCCGTTGGGCGATGCCGAGCGCTTGGCCCAGGGGCTGCAACATCTGGTCGGCATGGATGATCAGCAACGCCGGCAGTGTGCCGAATTGATGCTCGATCGCTTGCGTGAACGCTTTTCCGACCGCGCAGTACGCGATGCTTTCTGGCACTTGCCGCACGTTACCGAACTGGCACAGAGGGGCTGATGCTCAACCGATTTCAAGGCTGGCGCGAGCGTGGCTGGGCGGTAGTCGACGCCTCGACTTACACCGAAACCTGGCAGCGTTATGGCGGCAGCGTCGCGACTCATCCCGTGGTGGTCGAGCGGCTGGCGCAACTGGCTGACATTCCGGTGCGTTACCTGGCCTGGGTGCAGGGCGATGAGGTCAAGGCGGCGATCCCGACCTGGGGCCGCGACCTGGCCTTGTCCAAGGACGTGCTCAAGCGTCGCGGCAAGAAAGGGCTGTTCGACCTGGGCAACGCCGAAATCATCCTGCCGGCCGCTGCCGATACCCAGGCGCCTTTGCGCCATCGCGCGCGGTACCTGTCGGCGCTGAACGAAGGTCGTTTCACTGGCATCAAGTTGCAGACCGAACAACTGGCCATGGCCCGCACACCCGAAGAGCTGTCGAAAAAGTTTCGCTACAACCAGCGCCGCGAATTGCGTTTGCTGGAAGAGGCCGGTGGCGTGGTGCGCCCGGTATCCGAATTTTCCAGCGCTGAGCTGGCGGCGATTTACTGCGACCTGTTCCAGCGCCGCTGGGGTTTTCCGGCGACGGGCGCCGAACGCATGGCCGAGGTCATCGAGTTGCTGCGCGAGTTGCTGATCGGTTCGGTGATTTTCCTCAACGATGCGCCGATTGCGATTCAACTGGTGTACCGCGTCGAAACCCCGCAGTGGATCAGCGTCGAGTACATCAACGGCGGGGTCGATCCCGAGACTCGCGAGTTCAGCCCAGGCAGTGTGTTGAGTTTCCTCAATACGCAAAGCGCCTGGGAGCATGCCCGGGCGCAGGACAAACCGTTGCGCTTTTCCTTCGGTCGCGCCGACCGTGAGTATAAGGATCGCTGGTGCAACCCCGTGCCGGTCTTCACCGTATGAGCCAAGCCATGAGCCGCAAACAGCAACTGCTCAAGCGCCATCGGCGCAATAAACGTATCGGCCTGCTGATTGCGCTGGTGCTGTTGATCGTCATGGGTGTGGCGGTGGCCTGGTGGTTGCCGCTGGTGCTGGCGGTTCTGGGATGGATTGCCCACGAGGCCTGGTTTGCCGACCACTTGTTCTACTCACCGAAAGACGATTACCAGTACAGCTTTCCCCCCTATACGCCCCAGCCCAAGGTGCACCTTAACGGTGAGCAATTGCGGCTGGACGAGGGCGTGATGCTGGTCGACGATGCGACGCTGGTGCTGGCCCTGCGGGTGAAAAGCACCTGGCTGGGACGTTTTATCGATCCGGTGGTCGAGTTGGCGGGGGGCGAAAACCCTGACCGACAAACCTTCGAGCGGGGCGTAAACGGCCTGCGTTACCTCAATCTCAGTGGTCAGGCTCAGGCGCTGTCTCGTGGTGACCTGCGCTTGCGCGGGCGTTTCTGTCGGGTGTTCGGTGAGCCTGTGCTGTGGGCACTGGAGCATCCGGATTACCGGCGTCAGCGGGTGATGGTCATCGCCCCCCACGCCGATGACGCCGAACTGGCGGCCTACGGTTTGTACAGCCAGGCCGACGAAACCTGGATCGTCACGCTGACCGCGGGTGAAATCGAAGCCGAACACTACCGGCAGATGGGTCTGAACAAGGTCGATGCGGCCCGCTTGAAAGGCCGCCTGCGCACCTGGGACAGCATCGCCGTGCCACGTTGGGCC includes these proteins:
- a CDS encoding lipopolysaccharide kinase InaA family protein, with translation MRLSELKSAGRAPGLPLSVSLADAAGPAELQLLSLLRVLPGQRYVGAGVWRGRPVLAKLLVGSKAPRHFQRELDGVRLLAAQGLTTPQLLADGLKEGEGGWLLFEFLEGAESLGDTWKQVEQQPVLSDGQGAVLAEALGAIGQMHRKGLWQEDLHLDNLLRQRGRLYLIDGAGICSETPGQPLSRQKVLENLGVFFAQLPKSIEPFIEELLVYYLLSNGEHALPMEALQKQIDKVRSWRLKDFLIKVGRECTLFSVQRGAFELRAIRRDEASSMVPVLEQADALLDQGHLYKTGGAASVGKVEVDGRTLVIKRYNIKGFAHWLKRFWRPSRAWHSWREGNRLAFLGIATPKPLALLEKRFLWLRSRAYLITEYLPGPDIIERFAPYVEHGDAPEAELAALDHLFAELIRLRISHGDFKGHNLFWQQDRWALIDLDSMCQHGSPGSFAPAYARDRARFMRNWPEGSALYQVIDQRLPKDISSAG
- a CDS encoding YceK/YidQ family lipoprotein, whose protein sequence is MTIKMAVSAGVLSVSLAGCGTASTVLQDEAEAAQGLRRQKTYCQSIPRVYSGLAYDFCVLNAPPDPTGILVPFVLVDLALSGALDTVVLPYTIYRQSVDGSISIYWRPARG
- a CDS encoding carbamoyltransferase; this translates as MALTILGLSGALSHDPSAALYIDGKLVAAAEEERFVRDKHAKNRMPYESAKFCLEQAGIKPSDVDVVAIPFAPISLFGKARWQYAKRYWYAPDRALDAILMGNRRYKRYRNKIVWCLEQLGFDPKKIKIEPVEHHLAHASSAYHCSGFKEKTAILGIDGKGEYATTFFGYGENGKIHKIKEFFDPDSLGGLYGAITEFLGFDMLDGEFKVMGMAPYGDASKYDFSRLASFENGELVINTDYANVIGLRRYKEKGKGYYFSPKLIEWLGPKREGDIADEPYIHYAASIQALFEKIALQMIDYYLGDVLKQTGKLAYAGGCALNVKLNQKIIARDDVKELFVQPASGDAGTAVGAAAYVSNARGVPVEKMEHVYLGPSYSNEDVIAACARHENKPTWRKLDNMPEQIAKIMVDGNPVAWFQGRMEFGPRALGGRSIIGCPSIAGVADRINHQIKFRERWRPFCPSMLDTVAPQMIKIDHPAPFMTFTFEVAEEWKTRVPEVVHEDGTSRAQVLKREYNPRYYDMMKALEVLTGNGVSLNTSLNRRGEPMICSPTDALNMFFGSDLQYLIMEDILVVKEGANAYDTFG
- a CDS encoding glycosyltransferase codes for the protein MTRSAERHVLQFCHGYDGPFLDCARQYASLFAGTGYRVTTVFLTGVADAEVAAGCASDEVLFMEYSSKAIRGLKLGAIGDLRKIAASRNFSFCIAHRFKPIYIALLGTSLPVIGVHHAFDDYKRGSRKLFAHIFRKRLSLLGVSDAVRDDMRQCLPKWPAPRIQTLYNRIDVDALQASQVSAREARETLGLSADAWIVGNVGRLHPDKDQATLLEGFAEALPGLPANSQLVILGKGRLEENLKAQARELGIGDRVLFLGQVPDARNYFRAFDVFALSSDHEPFGMVLLEAMAAGVPLLATACGGAKEVVEGVGILFPLGDAERLAQGLQHLVGMDDQQRRQCAELMLDRLRERFSDRAVRDAFWHLPHVTELAQRG
- a CDS encoding antimicrobial resistance protein Mig-14; translation: MLNRFQGWRERGWAVVDASTYTETWQRYGGSVATHPVVVERLAQLADIPVRYLAWVQGDEVKAAIPTWGRDLALSKDVLKRRGKKGLFDLGNAEIILPAAADTQAPLRHRARYLSALNEGRFTGIKLQTEQLAMARTPEELSKKFRYNQRRELRLLEEAGGVVRPVSEFSSAELAAIYCDLFQRRWGFPATGAERMAEVIELLRELLIGSVIFLNDAPIAIQLVYRVETPQWISVEYINGGVDPETREFSPGSVLSFLNTQSAWEHARAQDKPLRFSFGRADREYKDRWCNPVPVFTV
- a CDS encoding PIG-L family deacetylase; amino-acid sequence: MSRKQQLLKRHRRNKRIGLLIALVLLIVMGVAVAWWLPLVLAVLGWIAHEAWFADHLFYSPKDDYQYSFPPYTPQPKVHLNGEQLRLDEGVMLVDDATLVLALRVKSTWLGRFIDPVVELAGGENPDRQTFERGVNGLRYLNLSGQAQALSRGDLRLRGRFCRVFGEPVLWALEHPDYRRQRVMVIAPHADDAELAAYGLYSQADETWIVTLTAGEIEAEHYRQMGLNKVDAARLKGRLRTWDSIAVPRWAGVPEARCVQLGYFCLQLASMQAAPAVAAGSREADLSDTRLFRQLNPFALPGDADGAPTWNNLLADLRELLLRARPEVIVLPHPTLDPHPDHICAQAAVLEALQGLDWQPTTLLGYANHLHDNDRWPMGDTGDGIALPPAFDPAQPMQPYCLPLPLEQQRDKAMALGMMHDLQPAMPFKRRLRRLIQRMLAGRLPPTYGQNEFFRKAIRRHELLWSIKHTSGNVSQRGEL